A window of Palaemon carinicauda isolate YSFRI2023 chromosome 27, ASM3689809v2, whole genome shotgun sequence contains these coding sequences:
- the LOC137620917 gene encoding protein FAM200C-like, whose protein sequence is MKLDSSSVFHQETWKLVEASYELSLLISKAKKPHSVRETLVKPCLLRAANTVLGEESQRKLSKISLSDNTVKRRIDELSEDIKEQVLDKIKASRFFAIQSDESTDVSHLCQLLVYSLFMDEGIVKEEILFSAAPETTAKAIDVSSKVHEFFQEYGLSWEKLVSVCTDGAPAIIGSRSGFVKLVKEKILLLFAALCSDLGTDYKTLLFHTGVRWLSKGNMPSRLYDLKDEVEIFLQKQKQDKLYEAFREEDLQLSLAYFVDFFEAINNLNLKLQGRNTNITAHSDNPFNTDVELLLESLQEEAIDLKCDSSAKRDFETMKLEEFWVKYLPMYPKRQQAGGGCKEKLKIASSTETAWNKPTKERELISSLKTCIKHVFKSFFQRKDSCSHPVKENN, encoded by the exons ATGAAGCTGGACTCAAGCAGTGTTTTTCATCAAGAAACGTGGAAACTAGTGGAAGCATCTTACGAGCTGTCACTACTTATTTCAAAAGCAAAGAAGCCTCACTCTGTGAGGGAGACTCTTGTAAAGCCCTGCCTTTTGAGAGCTGCAAATACTGTGCTTGGGGAAGAAAGCCAAAGAAAGTTATCAAAGATTTCCTTATCGGATAACACAGTGAAGCGTCGCATTGATGAACTTTCAGAAGACATAAAAGAACAAGTTTTGGACAAAATAAAAGCATCTCGCTTCTTTGCAATACAGAGCGATGAAAGTACTGATGTTTCTCACCTCTGCCAGCTGCTTGTTTATTCTCTATTCATGGATGAAGGAATTGTGAAAGAAGAAATTCTTTTCTCAGCAGCACCAGAGACAACAGCAAAGGCCATCGATGTTTCTTCAAAGGTGCATGAGTTTTTCCAAGAGTACGGTCTTTCATGGGAAAAATTAGTCAGTGTTTGTACTGATGGTGCCCCAGCAATAATTGGATCTCGCTCTGGATTTGTGAAACTGGTGAAAGAAAAAATCCTGCT GCTTTTCGCAGCTCTTTGCTCAGATCTGGGCACTGATTACAAGACTCTCCTGTTTCACACCGGAGTCCGCTGGCTTTCCAAGGGAAACATGCCGAGTCGTCTTTACGACCTCAAGGATGAAGTGGAAATTTTCTTGCAAAAGCAAAAACAAGATAAACTGTATGAAGCATTCAGAGAGGAAGACTTACAGCTCTCATTAGCATACTTTGTGGACTTTTTTGAGGCTATCAACAACCTCAATTTGAAGTTACAAGGAAGAAACACAAACATCACTGCACACTCTGAT AATCCATTTAACACTGATGTGGAGTTGCTACTAGAATCACTGCAAGAGGAAGCCATCGATTTGAAATGTGACTCGAGCGCGAAAAGGGACTTTGAAACAATGAAGTTAGAAGAGTTTTGGGTGAAATATCTCCCCATGTACCCAAAA CGCCAGCAAGCCGGCGGCGGATGCAAGGAAAAGTTAAAGATCGCGAGCAGTACCGAAACTGCCTGGAACAAGCCGACCAAAGAACGAGAACTGATCTCAAGTCTAAAAACATGTATAAAACATGTGTTCAAGAGCTTCTTCCAGCGAAAAGATTCGTGTTCTCatcctgtaaaggaaaataattag
- the LOC137620918 gene encoding craniofacial development protein 2-like gives MMTPRAEKALTEWRAVNSRLLLAKFRSIQCNMSIIVCYAPTNDSPEERNDEYYEELQSVIGEIPERDMKIVIGDFNGKTGRNNEGIENVMGVEGLAEVANKKGADFISFCSTNNLVIGSTLFQLKYIHKSIFKFANKQRANKQDDLDDVTLKNRFSTRRAGVVGDGVGGYRLGLMTCPSHTCDLQHH, from the exons atgatgacaccaagagcagaaaaggctttaactgagtggagagctgtaaatagtagattgttacttgcaaaatttaGATCAatacagtgcaatatgagtattatagtttgctatgcaccaacaaatgattcccctgaagaaaggaacgatgaatactatgaagaactgcagagtgtaataggtgagatccctgagagagacatgaaaattgtgattggtgactttaatgGTAAAACTGGAAGGAATAatgaaggtatagagaatgtgatgggtgttgagggtcttgctgaagttgcaaataaaaagggAGCAgactttataagtttctgttcaacaaacaatcttgtcattggaagtactcttttccagctcaaatacatccacaa atccaTCTTCAAATTTGCAAACAAGCAACGGGCAAATAAACAAGATGACCTCGATGACGTCACCCTCAAGAACAG ATTTTCCACCCGCAGGGCTGGGGTTGTGGGTGATGGGGTTGGGGGTTACAGATTGGGTCTCATGACCTGTCCCTCACATACGTGCGATCTTCAGCACCACTAA